A stretch of Spirosoma oryzicola DNA encodes these proteins:
- a CDS encoding isoamylase early set domain-containing protein: MAIAKQFLKSKPIAKVTFELPAEAVNGAKTVALAGEFNDWDVTTQVLKKQKDGSYKTTVELPVGGEYQYRYVLDGTTWTNDWAADKYVASGVAGEENSVVVL, translated from the coding sequence ATGGCGATTGCCAAACAATTTCTCAAAAGCAAGCCTATCGCAAAAGTTACGTTTGAGTTGCCGGCTGAGGCTGTCAACGGTGCAAAAACGGTCGCTCTGGCCGGTGAATTCAATGACTGGGACGTCACAACGCAGGTCTTGAAAAAACAAAAAGATGGTTCGTACAAAACCACAGTTGAACTGCCAGTTGGTGGCGAATACCAATATCGCTACGTGTTAGATGGTACAACCTGGACAAACGATTGGGCCGCTGATAAATATGTTGCTAGTGGCGTTGCGGGTGAAGAAAATTCGGTTGTCGTTCTGTAA
- a CDS encoding GMC oxidoreductase: MNLNIDSIKETTYDAIVIGSGVTGGWAAKELTEKGLRVLMLEKGHQLEHVTGYENAMKDPWQLKYNGRLTTEQKETHPKLMRDYPYNEMTETYWMKDADSLYKEVKRFDWFRPNIVGGKSIMWGRQSYRLSDIDFEANAKDGIAVDWPIRYKDVAPWYSYVEKVVGISGEALNLPQLPDSDFLPPMEMYCVEKEVRKRIEKNFPGRTMTIGRVANLSKAGQAQLGIGRAPCQYRNKCSLGCPYGAYFSTQSCTLPYAAKTGRLTLRPDSVVTEIMYDENQKRATGVRVVDAVTLQGREYFAKLIFSCGSTLGTTSILLNSKSSRFPNGLGNDSEQLGHNLMDHHFRTGASGDWEGDLDKYYIGRRANGIYVPRYRNIGNDKRDYLRGFGYQGGGSRQGWQRNIAEMSFGADYKEELTKPGPWTMGLGAFGETLPYYENRMYLDKNEKDKWGMPLAVFDAELKENEKKMRVDMMNDAKEMLESAGVKNVKAYDRGSYLGMAIHEMGTARMGRDPKTSVLNGNNQMHAVKNVFVTDGACMTSASCVNPSLTYMALTARAVDFALKESKKKTI; encoded by the coding sequence ATGAACCTCAATATTGATTCTATAAAAGAAACGACCTACGATGCCATTGTCATCGGATCGGGTGTGACGGGTGGTTGGGCCGCTAAAGAACTGACCGAAAAGGGCCTGCGGGTGCTGATGCTCGAAAAAGGGCACCAGCTCGAACACGTAACGGGCTACGAAAACGCCATGAAAGACCCCTGGCAGCTGAAGTACAACGGCCGACTGACCACGGAGCAGAAAGAAACGCACCCGAAACTGATGCGCGATTATCCGTACAACGAGATGACCGAAACGTATTGGATGAAGGATGCGGATTCGCTCTATAAAGAAGTAAAGCGGTTCGACTGGTTTCGGCCTAACATCGTTGGGGGTAAGTCGATTATGTGGGGACGGCAATCGTACCGACTGAGCGACATCGATTTTGAAGCCAACGCCAAAGACGGGATTGCCGTCGACTGGCCAATCCGTTACAAAGACGTTGCTCCCTGGTACTCATATGTCGAAAAAGTAGTCGGCATTTCGGGGGAAGCGCTTAATCTGCCGCAACTGCCCGACAGCGACTTTTTGCCGCCGATGGAGATGTATTGCGTGGAAAAGGAAGTTCGGAAGCGGATTGAGAAAAACTTTCCGGGTCGGACAATGACCATTGGTCGGGTCGCTAACCTGTCGAAGGCGGGTCAGGCGCAGCTGGGCATTGGTCGTGCTCCGTGCCAGTACCGGAACAAATGCTCATTGGGTTGTCCCTACGGCGCTTATTTCAGCACCCAGTCCTGCACGCTGCCGTACGCGGCTAAAACCGGTCGGCTAACCCTTCGCCCTGATTCGGTTGTTACGGAAATCATGTACGACGAAAACCAGAAACGCGCTACAGGCGTGCGGGTCGTTGATGCCGTGACCTTACAGGGCCGTGAGTACTTTGCCAAGCTGATTTTTTCCTGCGGCAGTACCCTCGGAACTACGTCGATTCTGCTGAACTCCAAGTCAAGCCGGTTCCCTAACGGACTCGGTAACGACTCCGAACAGTTGGGTCATAACCTGATGGATCACCACTTCCGTACGGGGGCTTCCGGCGACTGGGAAGGCGATCTGGACAAATATTACATCGGTCGGCGAGCCAACGGTATTTACGTACCGCGTTACCGCAACATCGGTAACGACAAACGCGATTACCTGCGCGGCTTCGGCTACCAGGGGGGCGGCAGTCGCCAGGGCTGGCAGCGTAACATTGCCGAAATGAGCTTTGGGGCTGATTACAAGGAAGAGCTGACGAAACCCGGCCCGTGGACAATGGGCCTCGGCGCTTTTGGTGAGACGTTGCCGTACTACGAAAACCGCATGTATCTCGACAAAAACGAGAAAGACAAGTGGGGAATGCCGCTGGCCGTTTTTGATGCCGAGCTGAAAGAAAACGAAAAGAAAATGCGCGTCGATATGATGAACGATGCCAAGGAAATGCTCGAATCGGCTGGCGTGAAGAACGTGAAAGCCTACGACCGGGGTTCGTACCTGGGTATGGCGATTCACGAAATGGGAACCGCTCGGATGGGGCGTGATCCGAAAACGTCGGTGCTGAATGGTAACAACCAGATGCACGCCGTTAAAAACGTATTCGTCACCGATGGCGCTTGCATGACCTCGGCGTCCTGCGTAAACCCGTCGCTCACGTACATGGCCCTGACTGCGCGTGCCGTTGACTTTGCCCTGAAAGAGTCGAAAAAGAAAACGATCTAA
- a CDS encoding Gfo/Idh/MocA family protein, with protein sequence MQRIAMLGGGFIGRFYADSIHGQRSRDKVVAIYARREETASKFAQDYGCDFASTDMEEVVAHPDVDMVCIALPNNLHETAVNLCAKHKKSVVCTKPLGRNAEEAFRMMQTVEEAGIFAGYLEDLCYTPKFLKALDSVKNGALGRILWAKSRETHPGPHSDWFWDKEQAGGGCMLDLGCHCVEIARNFIGKDVKPVEVMCWAATQVKPIDAEDHAIALVKYENGAIGQFEVSWTFRGGMDLRDEVMGTEGTIWINNFLRTGFEMFTTGKGADYVAEKAESTTGWLFPVGDEVNDLGYNHMFTDMFLSQEEGREPAETFYDGYIVNAVLDAAYRSAETKQWEKVILPVWRGQEGLTQQTTLVDYDEQYYLIKEEVTHDGRHKVILKDKQTGKISERDIV encoded by the coding sequence ATGCAACGTATTGCCATGCTCGGTGGTGGCTTCATTGGCCGCTTCTACGCCGACTCGATTCACGGACAACGCAGCCGCGACAAGGTAGTAGCCATCTACGCTCGTCGGGAGGAAACCGCCAGCAAGTTCGCCCAGGATTACGGCTGTGATTTTGCTTCGACAGATATGGAAGAAGTAGTTGCACATCCTGATGTCGATATGGTCTGTATTGCGCTGCCCAACAATCTTCACGAGACGGCGGTCAATCTCTGTGCAAAACATAAGAAATCGGTGGTGTGTACAAAACCCCTGGGTCGCAATGCGGAAGAAGCCTTCCGGATGATGCAAACGGTCGAAGAAGCGGGTATTTTTGCCGGTTATCTCGAAGATCTGTGCTACACGCCAAAGTTTTTGAAAGCGCTAGACAGCGTCAAAAATGGGGCGTTGGGTCGAATCCTCTGGGCGAAGTCGCGCGAAACGCACCCCGGTCCGCACTCCGATTGGTTCTGGGATAAGGAACAGGCCGGTGGCGGTTGTATGCTCGATTTGGGATGTCACTGCGTTGAAATCGCCCGCAACTTTATCGGTAAGGATGTAAAGCCAGTGGAAGTGATGTGCTGGGCTGCCACGCAGGTTAAACCAATCGATGCCGAGGATCACGCCATTGCGCTGGTGAAATACGAAAATGGAGCCATCGGCCAGTTCGAGGTAAGCTGGACCTTCCGGGGCGGCATGGACCTGCGCGACGAAGTGATGGGTACCGAAGGCACGATCTGGATCAATAACTTTTTGCGAACGGGCTTTGAGATGTTCACCACCGGGAAAGGCGCGGATTATGTGGCCGAAAAAGCCGAATCGACTACGGGCTGGTTGTTTCCGGTGGGCGATGAAGTAAACGATCTGGGTTACAATCATATGTTTACCGACATGTTTCTGTCCCAGGAAGAAGGGCGTGAACCCGCCGAAACCTTCTACGATGGCTATATCGTCAACGCCGTGCTGGACGCTGCTTATCGGTCAGCCGAAACAAAGCAATGGGAGAAAGTAATTCTTCCGGTCTGGCGTGGTCAGGAAGGGCTGACGCAGCAAACCACGCTGGTCGATTACGACGAGCAGTACTACCTGATCAAAGAAGAAGTTACCCACGAC
- a CDS encoding PVC-type heme-binding CxxCH protein gives MNLFRSAKRSRLSRRAVALSSAGLVVGATLVGAYQNTNLNAASERYLTRLFAGLNDDDKHDPKYAVGSLNVASGLEATLFAAEPMLSNPTDIDVDAKGRVWVCEAYNYRPAINGNPTRKEGDRIVILEDQNGDGKADITKVFYQDPSIESPLGIWVQGNKVIVADSPNVWVLTDENGDDKADKKELLFSGIGGEQHDHGMHTFVFGPDGKWYFNFGNEGQQLLDKDGKPVIDIATRKPINKQNFKQGMVFRCDPDGKNVELLGQNFRNNYEVAVDSYGTLWQSDNDDDGNKGVRINYVMEYGNYGYTDEMTGAGWQANRENIEPEIPRRHWHLNDPGVVPNLLQTGAGSPTGIIVYEGNLLPDVFRNQIIHCDAGPNVVRSYTVQKDGAGYKADIVNVLEGARDQWFRPADVCVAPDGSLIIADWYDPGVGGHQAGDQNRGRVYRVAPPNSPYKMPKVDVSTIDGAIEALQSPNMSIRYAGWQKLRESGPKAEKALAKLYKTATNPRMQARALWLLSKLDKGSKYLETALKSDNPDVRITALRAARQLKTDIIPYVKQLVNDPDAQVRRECALALRRNQNAGPPSPEAPGLWAQLASKYDGKDRWYLEALGIGADGSWDSYFTAWMKQQGNDVLANAPSRDIVWRARTKESVPLLAKLAGDGGTDLNQRLRYFRAFDFNPGASEKSAALLGILQANSGSMDVTKLVLRHLDPAFVKSSPVATSALNKLLTDVYGTPEYIELVTRYEPVSENAKLSQLALSKYNDALGRDAVRQLIKQNGSALIWNSINSTNADDASQMVTALQRVGNKESLEILKLVALDEKRPSSLRMTATRALGGSMDGADMVVALLKSGDIKGDYKKAAVQGVSNDWRKNIRQQAASFLDGGQSAEGKKLPGMNELMAMNGDAAKGVMVFKNNCSICHQVNGEGMDFGPKLSEIGSKLPKEGQYLAILHPDAGISFGFEGWEVKFKDGSTMSGIISSKTETDLQMKFPGGVVQNYKMADVMSMKKMDASMMPSGLQEAMSTQELVDLVAYLTSLKKK, from the coding sequence ATGAATCTTTTTCGTTCGGCTAAGCGCTCCCGACTTTCCCGCCGGGCTGTAGCCCTTTCTTCCGCTGGTCTGGTTGTCGGTGCAACGCTTGTAGGCGCTTACCAGAACACCAACCTTAATGCCGCTTCGGAGCGTTACCTGACCCGTTTGTTTGCCGGGCTCAACGATGATGACAAGCACGATCCCAAATACGCAGTCGGCAGTTTGAACGTCGCTTCTGGATTGGAAGCGACGCTGTTTGCCGCCGAACCGATGCTGAGTAACCCAACCGATATTGACGTTGACGCCAAAGGGCGAGTTTGGGTGTGCGAAGCGTACAACTACCGTCCGGCTATCAACGGCAATCCGACGCGCAAGGAAGGCGACCGGATCGTTATTCTGGAAGACCAGAACGGCGACGGTAAAGCCGACATCACCAAAGTGTTTTATCAGGACCCAAGCATCGAGTCACCCCTGGGTATTTGGGTGCAGGGCAACAAAGTGATCGTTGCCGATAGCCCGAACGTGTGGGTACTGACCGACGAGAACGGCGATGATAAAGCCGACAAAAAAGAATTGCTGTTCAGCGGAATCGGGGGTGAACAGCACGACCACGGGATGCACACATTTGTGTTTGGTCCCGATGGGAAGTGGTACTTCAATTTCGGTAACGAAGGCCAACAGCTGTTGGATAAAGACGGCAAGCCCGTCATTGACATTGCCACCAGAAAACCCATCAATAAGCAGAATTTCAAGCAGGGCATGGTATTCCGCTGCGATCCCGATGGCAAAAACGTAGAGCTGCTTGGTCAAAACTTCCGGAACAACTACGAAGTAGCGGTTGACTCCTACGGAACGCTCTGGCAGTCGGACAACGATGACGATGGTAACAAAGGCGTTCGGATCAATTACGTCATGGAGTATGGTAACTACGGGTACACCGACGAAATGACGGGCGCGGGCTGGCAGGCCAACCGGGAAAACATCGAACCCGAAATCCCCCGGCGGCACTGGCACCTCAACGATCCCGGCGTTGTCCCGAATCTATTGCAGACGGGTGCGGGTTCACCAACGGGCATCATCGTTTACGAAGGAAACTTACTGCCCGACGTATTTCGGAATCAGATCATTCACTGCGATGCAGGGCCGAATGTGGTGCGGTCGTACACGGTTCAGAAAGATGGCGCAGGGTATAAAGCGGATATCGTAAACGTGCTGGAAGGCGCTCGCGATCAGTGGTTTCGCCCGGCTGACGTATGCGTGGCTCCTGATGGTTCGCTGATCATTGCTGACTGGTACGACCCCGGTGTCGGTGGTCACCAGGCGGGGGATCAGAATCGGGGCCGGGTCTACCGGGTAGCTCCGCCCAACTCGCCGTACAAAATGCCGAAGGTTGACGTTTCGACGATCGATGGCGCTATCGAAGCGTTGCAAAGCCCGAACATGTCGATTCGCTACGCCGGATGGCAGAAACTGCGCGAGTCAGGTCCCAAGGCCGAGAAGGCATTGGCAAAATTGTACAAAACGGCTACCAATCCCCGGATGCAGGCTCGGGCCTTGTGGCTGCTGAGTAAACTGGACAAAGGATCTAAATACCTGGAAACGGCGCTCAAAAGTGATAATCCTGATGTCCGCATTACGGCGTTACGGGCGGCCCGCCAACTCAAAACAGACATTATTCCGTACGTAAAACAACTGGTCAACGACCCTGATGCACAGGTGCGCCGGGAATGTGCCCTTGCGCTTCGCCGGAACCAGAACGCCGGACCGCCTTCGCCCGAAGCGCCGGGTCTGTGGGCCCAGTTGGCGAGTAAGTACGATGGCAAAGACCGCTGGTACTTGGAAGCGCTCGGTATCGGAGCCGATGGCAGTTGGGACAGTTATTTTACCGCCTGGATGAAGCAGCAAGGCAATGACGTGTTAGCCAATGCGCCGAGCCGTGACATTGTGTGGCGAGCCCGCACGAAAGAATCGGTGCCCCTGCTGGCTAAACTGGCCGGCGACGGTGGAACGGATCTGAATCAGCGGTTGCGTTATTTCCGGGCGTTTGATTTCAATCCGGGCGCGAGCGAAAAATCAGCTGCCTTGCTGGGAATCTTGCAGGCCAATAGCGGTTCAATGGACGTGACCAAGCTGGTACTGCGCCACCTCGATCCCGCTTTTGTGAAAAGTTCGCCCGTCGCGACGAGTGCTTTGAACAAGCTGCTGACGGATGTATACGGAACGCCTGAATACATCGAGCTGGTGACGCGCTACGAACCCGTTTCAGAGAATGCGAAATTAAGTCAGCTGGCGCTCAGCAAATACAACGATGCACTGGGCCGGGATGCCGTTCGGCAGTTGATTAAGCAAAATGGGAGTGCGTTGATCTGGAACAGCATCAACAGCACCAATGCCGACGATGCCTCGCAGATGGTGACGGCTTTGCAACGCGTGGGTAATAAAGAATCGCTGGAGATTCTTAAACTGGTGGCGCTGGACGAAAAGCGCCCATCATCACTGCGAATGACCGCTACCCGTGCGTTGGGCGGCAGCATGGACGGAGCCGATATGGTGGTTGCTCTGCTGAAATCAGGAGACATCAAAGGCGATTACAAAAAAGCTGCTGTACAAGGGGTAAGCAACGACTGGCGCAAAAATATTCGTCAGCAAGCGGCTAGCTTTCTGGACGGTGGACAAAGCGCCGAAGGTAAAAAATTGCCCGGTATGAACGAACTGATGGCGATGAACGGCGATGCCGCAAAAGGCGTCATGGTCTTCAAAAACAACTGCTCAATCTGTCATCAGGTCAACGGAGAAGGCATGGATTTCGGGCCTAAACTTTCCGAGATCGGTTCCAAGCTACCCAAAGAAGGTCAATATCTGGCGATCTTACACCCCGACGCTGGGATCAGTTTCGGCTTCGAAGGGTGGGAGGTGAAATTCAAAGACGGCAGCACCATGTCGGGTATTATTTCCAGTAAAACCGAAACGGATTTGCAGATGAAATTTCCGGGCGGTGTTGTGCAGAATTACAAAATGGCCGATGTGATGTCTATGAAAAAAATGGACGCGTCGATGATGCCATCGGGCCTTCAGGAAGCCATGAGCACGCAGGAACTAGTAGACCTTGTCGCGTATTTAACGAGTTTGAAAAAGAAATAA
- a CDS encoding Na+/H+ antiporter, giving the protein MSSAALLVTLLAIVTALAALAERVRIASPIVLVLAGITISLIPGLPEVVIRPDVIILIFLPPLIYAAAWNTSWADFKANFRPILLLAFGLVLFSTAGVAWVAHTFIPGFSWPLAFVMGATVSTTDPIAGTAVIKQMGLPRRVIAILEAESLVNDATGLIAYRYAVVAVTTGNFVLLEAGQQFLVVVLGGILIGVALAWLVKAIHQLTNDTPVVETTLTLLMPFAGYIVAEELHVSGVLAVLSSGLFLTLRSSEFLSRQAHLQIINIWNVVTFLLNSAVFVFMGLQLRRILMTTSVYSPGMLIGYGALISLAVIVARFVWVFLASYIPRLFGRHHAPLFNNKLLTVIGWTGMRGVLSLATALALPLTLANKSPFPHRDLVIFFTCCVIFSTLVLQGIALPFLIRWLNIEPDQRSKQDEVKLRIRLAASAIEHLESNYSLSDDISDEALALLKHKYETRIDRLRLQQDRRRRHINESEVKESLRIQQEIIQVEREMVSQLRREGRHDDEVLRTILYELDLEESRLLMETMG; this is encoded by the coding sequence ATGAGTAGTGCAGCATTACTGGTTACATTATTAGCTATTGTTACCGCATTAGCGGCCCTGGCCGAGCGGGTTCGAATTGCCTCTCCGATTGTGCTGGTGTTGGCGGGGATCACCATTAGCCTGATTCCCGGCTTACCGGAAGTCGTGATCAGACCCGACGTTATTATCCTTATTTTCCTGCCGCCTTTGATTTATGCCGCAGCCTGGAATACCTCCTGGGCCGATTTCAAGGCCAATTTCCGTCCTATCTTACTGCTGGCGTTTGGTCTCGTTCTGTTCTCTACGGCGGGCGTAGCCTGGGTCGCTCACACATTTATACCGGGCTTCTCGTGGCCATTGGCTTTTGTGATGGGAGCGACCGTATCGACTACCGACCCTATTGCCGGTACGGCGGTTATCAAACAAATGGGGCTGCCGCGTCGGGTTATTGCCATTCTGGAAGCCGAGAGCCTTGTCAACGACGCCACGGGACTTATTGCGTATCGTTATGCCGTCGTGGCGGTAACGACCGGAAATTTTGTGCTGCTGGAAGCAGGTCAACAGTTCCTTGTCGTTGTTTTAGGCGGTATTCTGATTGGTGTGGCGTTGGCATGGCTCGTCAAGGCTATTCATCAACTGACCAATGACACACCGGTTGTTGAAACCACGCTGACCCTGCTTATGCCCTTTGCAGGCTATATCGTTGCGGAGGAACTGCATGTGTCGGGCGTGCTGGCCGTATTATCATCGGGCTTGTTTCTAACGCTCCGGTCTTCCGAGTTTTTGTCGCGGCAGGCTCATTTACAGATCATCAACATCTGGAACGTTGTCACATTCCTGCTCAATAGTGCCGTATTCGTGTTCATGGGTTTACAACTCCGACGGATCTTGATGACCACGTCCGTCTATTCACCAGGAATGCTTATCGGCTACGGGGCACTGATTAGTCTGGCGGTTATCGTGGCGCGCTTTGTATGGGTATTCCTGGCAAGTTATATCCCTCGGTTATTCGGCAGACACCACGCTCCGCTGTTCAACAACAAACTGCTTACCGTGATAGGCTGGACGGGCATGCGGGGTGTACTCTCGCTGGCAACGGCGCTGGCCCTTCCGCTAACACTGGCAAACAAATCACCATTCCCTCACCGCGACCTTGTTATTTTTTTCACCTGCTGCGTTATCTTTTCTACGCTCGTTCTTCAAGGTATCGCCTTACCTTTTCTGATCCGCTGGCTGAACATTGAACCAGACCAGCGCTCCAAGCAGGATGAAGTCAAACTGCGAATTCGACTGGCAGCCAGCGCTATTGAGCACCTGGAATCGAACTATTCCCTGAGCGACGATATATCCGACGAGGCCCTGGCTTTGCTCAAGCATAAATACGAAACCCGCATCGACCGGCTACGCCTTCAGCAAGACCGCCGACGTCGGCATATCAATGAATCCGAAGTGAAAGAATCGCTTCGGATTCAACAGGAAATTATTCAGGTCGAGCGCGAAATGGTTTCTCAACTCCGCCGGGAAGGTCGCCACGACGACGAAGTACTACGCACGATCCTGTATGAACTGGACCTCGAAGAGTCACGATTGCTGATGGAAACGATGGGCTAA
- a CDS encoding gluconate 2-dehydrogenase subunit 3 family protein, whose translation MKRREAIQQAALMMGGLLSAPTLAGAMGRVINTGPSVAVTAEQEALLAEVADVIIPTTSTPGAKAAGAEKFIVRVMRDCYPKSDQDNFYAGLAKLDATSKTKFGKGFTDLDVAQKNEMVKQTMTDDKPFFLRMKELTTTGYFTSEIGATKALEYLPVPGQFNGCMPLKPGQKTWAL comes from the coding sequence ATGAAACGTAGAGAAGCCATACAGCAAGCGGCCCTGATGATGGGCGGGCTGCTGTCGGCACCCACGCTTGCGGGCGCTATGGGCCGGGTCATCAATACCGGACCTAGTGTGGCCGTCACGGCTGAACAGGAAGCGCTGCTGGCCGAAGTTGCTGATGTAATCATCCCGACTACGAGTACGCCCGGTGCCAAAGCCGCTGGCGCCGAAAAATTCATCGTTCGGGTCATGCGCGATTGTTATCCCAAGAGTGACCAAGACAATTTCTACGCCGGACTAGCCAAGCTGGACGCTACTAGCAAAACAAAATTCGGCAAAGGATTCACGGACCTGGATGTAGCTCAGAAGAACGAAATGGTGAAACAGACCATGACCGACGATAAGCCTTTCTTCCTGCGGATGAAGGAACTGACCACTACCGGCTATTTCACCTCTGAAATTGGTGCTACCAAAGCGTTAGAATACCTTCCCGTTCCCGGACAGTTCAACGGCTGTATGCCTTTAAAACCCGGTCAGAAAACATGGGCATTATAA
- a CDS encoding hydroxypyruvate isomerase family protein: MQRRNFVKSTVGLAGATASGEAFTTNWHSQPNFLAKNTFKLKYAPHFGMFENSAGKDPIDQLKFMADMGFTALEDNGMMGRDPAQQTKIGEEMARLGMTMGVFVLDKGGNSQNTLAAGKQEYIDIFLNGCRKAVETAKRINGKFTTVVPGDFERNLPIGIQTGHVIDALRRGADILAPAGVTMVLEPLSDTPNLFLRTSDQTYEICRAVNSPSCKILFDIYHMQKNEGHILPHIDWCWSEIGYFQIGDNPGRNEPTTGEINYKNVFKYIYQKQKQTGKDFIFGMEHGKSQKGKEGEVALIKAYVESDSFTV; the protein is encoded by the coding sequence ATGCAACGACGCAATTTTGTAAAATCGACAGTAGGCTTAGCCGGTGCTACCGCTTCCGGTGAAGCGTTCACAACCAACTGGCACTCGCAACCTAACTTTCTGGCTAAAAATACTTTCAAGCTCAAATACGCGCCCCACTTCGGCATGTTTGAAAACAGCGCCGGAAAAGACCCTATCGATCAGCTGAAGTTTATGGCCGACATGGGCTTTACCGCCCTGGAAGATAACGGCATGATGGGACGTGACCCGGCGCAACAAACCAAGATAGGTGAGGAGATGGCGCGTCTGGGCATGACGATGGGTGTATTTGTTCTGGATAAAGGCGGTAACTCACAAAACACGCTGGCCGCCGGTAAGCAGGAGTACATCGACATTTTCCTGAATGGCTGCCGGAAAGCGGTAGAGACCGCCAAGCGCATCAACGGTAAGTTCACGACCGTTGTGCCGGGTGACTTCGAACGGAATCTGCCCATTGGTATTCAAACCGGTCACGTGATTGATGCCTTGCGCCGGGGAGCCGACATTCTGGCTCCGGCTGGTGTGACAATGGTACTGGAACCACTCAGCGATACGCCTAATCTGTTCTTACGAACATCGGACCAGACCTACGAAATCTGCCGGGCGGTTAATAGTCCTTCCTGCAAAATTCTGTTTGACATTTATCACATGCAGAAAAACGAAGGGCATATTCTTCCGCATATCGACTGGTGCTGGAGCGAGATCGGCTATTTTCAGATCGGTGATAACCCCGGCCGGAACGAGCCAACAACGGGCGAAATCAATTACAAAAACGTGTTCAAGTACATCTACCAAAAGCAAAAACAAACCGGGAAGGACTTTATTTTTGGTATGGAACACGGCAAATCGCAGAAGGGCAAAGAAGGCGAAGTGGCGTTAATTAAAGCGTACGTAGAATCCGATAGCTTTACCGTGTAA
- the pnuC gene encoding nicotinamide riboside transporter PnuC, which produces MAHFFDINTIFFTIWGYSMSYLEFFGAVTGAVAVWLSAQANVWSWPIGAVSVFLFFFLFYQVQLYPDMFLQVFFFVTNLQGWWRWTHPKQNEATSSHELRISRIPTRQLVVWTLSGLVATLVLGTFASNLHEWFPVLFSKPSAFPYLDSFTTVMSIVATFLMIEKRVECWYVWLVVDAILTYMYFVKGVKFVGVEYFVFCFIAAVGAWHWTREYRSYPAQRVVQHQ; this is translated from the coding sequence ATGGCCCACTTTTTCGACATCAACACGATTTTTTTTACAATCTGGGGTTACTCCATGAGTTACCTTGAGTTTTTCGGGGCCGTCACGGGCGCTGTAGCCGTCTGGTTATCAGCCCAGGCGAACGTGTGGAGCTGGCCTATCGGAGCCGTTAGCGTCTTTTTATTTTTCTTTCTTTTTTATCAGGTTCAGCTGTACCCTGACATGTTTTTGCAGGTATTTTTCTTTGTAACAAACCTACAGGGTTGGTGGCGCTGGACGCATCCTAAGCAGAATGAAGCAACGAGTAGCCATGAACTACGAATCAGCCGGATACCCACTCGACAGCTCGTTGTCTGGACCCTGTCCGGCCTGGTGGCCACACTAGTCCTTGGCACCTTTGCCAGTAATCTGCACGAATGGTTTCCGGTGCTCTTCAGTAAGCCAAGTGCGTTTCCTTACTTAGATTCGTTTACCACTGTCATGAGCATTGTCGCCACGTTTCTGATGATTGAGAAGCGGGTCGAATGCTGGTACGTTTGGCTTGTCGTGGACGCTATCCTGACGTACATGTATTTCGTAAAAGGCGTCAAATTCGTTGGCGTTGAGTACTTTGTGTTTTGCTTTATCGCGGCCGTGGGTGCCTGGCACTGGACACGCGAGTACCGGAGTTACCCAGCGCAGCGGGTCGTTCAACACCAGTAA
- a CDS encoding lipocalin family protein → MKQLSAVLLLFTVLACSKSDQDVKANRLVGTWQLTTYCRPTGSASCTAVSVPTDKGVYITFDKDGGFNEFYENTKPIDYSFLGCGMGNYTIEGDDVRIMAVCMSSMQGRLMKIVSVANNQLIINPYGTGEYVFVERR, encoded by the coding sequence ATGAAACAGCTCTCAGCAGTACTTCTACTTTTTACGGTTTTAGCCTGCTCGAAGTCAGACCAGGACGTTAAGGCTAACCGACTGGTAGGTACGTGGCAGTTGACCACCTACTGTCGGCCAACGGGTAGCGCTTCCTGTACGGCGGTCAGTGTCCCTACAGACAAGGGGGTTTACATTACGTTCGATAAGGATGGTGGATTCAATGAATTCTACGAAAACACCAAGCCCATTGACTACAGCTTTTTAGGCTGCGGCATGGGTAACTATACCATCGAAGGGGACGACGTTCGAATCATGGCGGTCTGTATGTCATCCATGCAGGGGCGATTAATGAAAATAGTTTCGGTAGCGAATAACCAGCTAATCATTAACCCGTACGGAACCGGCGAATACGTTTTTGTTGAACGACGCTGA